A stretch of Triticum aestivum cultivar Chinese Spring chromosome 1D, IWGSC CS RefSeq v2.1, whole genome shotgun sequence DNA encodes these proteins:
- the LOC123179549 gene encoding uncharacterized protein: MAAALRHVVRRLMAEERRQLFSRSRLFHTHGQPRKINDGLYRVEQKKAELYDLLPKAKTNPEAIDEHDMQLLKLIPHFRRQLVPEVDDILWQRERFVTRVNSVLEGIARTAFYICITALAYGITTDKGVKDQTIDEGSQ; encoded by the exons ATGGCGGCGGCGCTTCGACACGTGGTGAGGAGGCTCATGGCTGAGGAGCGACGCCAGCTCTTCTCCCGAAGCCGACTTTTTCACACCCATGGG CAGCCGCGCAAGATCAACGACGGGCTATATAGGGTGGAGCAGAAGAAAGCAGAGTTGTATGATTTGTTACCGAAGGCGAAGACGAATCCCGAGGCTATTGATGAGCATGACATGCAGCTACTCAAACTAATTCCCCATTTTCGACGACAACTCGTTCCAGAAGTAGATGACATTCTCTG GCAGAGGGAGCGGTTTGTTACAAGGGTTAACAGTGTGCTCGAAGGAATTGCCAGGACGGCATTCTACATTTGTATTACTGCTTTGGCATATGGCATCACCACCGACAAGGGGGTAAAAGACCAGACCATTGACGAGGGAAGCCAGTGA